One genomic segment of Hordeum vulgare subsp. vulgare chromosome 2H, MorexV3_pseudomolecules_assembly, whole genome shotgun sequence includes these proteins:
- the LOC123429604 gene encoding agamous-like MADS-box protein AGL80, whose amino-acid sequence MARKKVALRYIRNSSTRRVTFEKRRNSLMKKAGDLGALCNTKACVLVYGEGASMPDVFPSHADAVAILSKYKYMPDLVQFKNTMSQEEFLIERITKLQEEANMFRCEREDREIRILLHKAMLGGSLDAHEVARVGPKLEVILKNLGDRITKISKKPPALQPHATYVTNNIGDVSSTSTEASGLA is encoded by the coding sequence ATGGCTCGCAAGAAGGTGGCACTACGATACATCCGCAATAGCTCAACCCGGCGTGTTACCTTCGAGAAGCGTCGCAATAGCCTAATGAAGAAGGCAGGTGATTTGGGCGCCCTCTGCAACACCAAGGCTTGTGTGTTGGTGTATGGAGAGGGTGCCTCGATGCCAGATGTTTTCCCATCCCACGCTGATGCGGTGGCCATTCTGAGTAAGTACAAGTACATGCCAGACCTGGTACAGTTTAAGAATACTATGAGCCAAGAGGAGTTCCTCATCGAGCGCATTACTAAGCTCCAAGAAGAAGCCAACATGTTTCGGTGTGAGCGTGAGGACCGCGAGATCCGAATCCTTCTGCACAAGGCCATGCTCGGTGGTAGCCTTGATGCCCATGAGGTTGCTCGTGTTGGCCCTAAGTTGGAGGTCATCCTCAAGAACCTTGGTGATCGCATCACAAAAATAAGCAAGAAACCACCGGCCCTCCAACCACACGCGACATATGTCACCAACAACATTGGTGATGTATCAAGCACTTCAACAGAAGCAAGTGGGTTGGCTTGA